A genomic segment from Sorangium aterium encodes:
- a CDS encoding chemotaxis protein CheX: protein MNSESWDRIHEELATSCVHLFRDNGVELLRLDDAASEATPGNAVVSFIGFTGDHLRGSLTLVAPVALIMRSHPLKEQREIDEDMVCDWASELSNQLLGRVKNRLRHLGLVIVLSTPSAAIGEHLRAREEQSEGFRRLLFAAGPDRLVVLFDALAPDDALELEEVNMPDPQPEGEVLLF, encoded by the coding sequence ATGAACTCGGAGAGCTGGGACCGCATCCATGAGGAGCTCGCCACGTCGTGCGTCCACCTGTTTCGCGACAACGGCGTCGAGCTCCTGCGGCTGGACGACGCGGCGTCGGAGGCGACGCCGGGCAACGCGGTGGTCTCCTTCATCGGCTTCACGGGCGACCACCTTCGCGGGAGCCTGACGCTCGTCGCCCCCGTGGCGCTCATCATGCGCAGCCACCCGCTGAAAGAGCAGCGCGAGATCGACGAAGATATGGTGTGCGACTGGGCGAGCGAGCTCTCGAACCAGCTCCTCGGGCGGGTGAAGAACCGCCTGCGCCACCTCGGGCTGGTCATCGTGCTCTCGACGCCGAGCGCCGCGATCGGCGAGCACCTGCGCGCCAGGGAGGAGCAGAGCGAGGGCTTCCGGCGGCTCCTGTTCGCCGCGGGGCCCGACCGGCTCGTCGTGCTCTTCGACGCGCTCGCCCCTGACGACGCGCTGGAGCTCGAGGAAGTGAACATGCCCGATCCGCAGCCCGAGGGCGAAGTGCTGCTGTTCTGA
- a CDS encoding response regulator, whose translation MAKKILLVEDSSTVRQQVGILLSGAGYGTLEADNGRDAVAAVAAHKDDLAMIIADVNMPVMNGIEMIQSLRDKGLASGVPILMLTTEGQPELIEKARKAGAKGWIIKPFKPDLLLAAVKKLAGEP comes from the coding sequence ATGGCCAAGAAAATTCTTCTCGTCGAGGATTCGAGTACGGTCCGCCAGCAGGTCGGCATTCTCCTGTCGGGGGCGGGCTATGGCACGCTGGAAGCGGACAACGGCCGAGATGCGGTCGCCGCGGTCGCCGCCCACAAGGATGACCTGGCGATGATCATCGCGGACGTGAACATGCCGGTGATGAACGGCATCGAGATGATCCAGAGCCTGCGGGACAAGGGGCTCGCGTCGGGCGTTCCGATCTTGATGCTCACCACCGAGGGGCAGCCGGAGCTCATCGAGAAGGCCCGGAAGGCCGGGGCGAAGGGGTGGATCATCAAGCCGTTCAAGCCGGATCTGTTGCTCGCGGCGGTGAAGAAGCTCGCCGGCGAGCCGTGA
- a CDS encoding nitrate- and nitrite sensing domain-containing protein, whose protein sequence is MPTLRSASIRLKLWSLAGVPVAGALLLAAMIVGDARQQAARAAGIGSIEDLAQLSSIMAKPLHALQKERAWTALVEGLEARPPETIDVEVERRATPPLNRAAELLRAGGHLRVARAATDESLADLDAFLAARDLSGLPRRLARDLAEARAKVGELGAFRSQADAKTVSLDGVLRVFGGINVSLIRANAGLSELSDEGELLRRIQSIVAVHEFAERASRQHALLAHAFASTQFEPGAFKTLVTLMTEEQLYHEEFIANASEPARALYDAARSDPRVRRADELRAAAITSTDDALAIDHDAWFEAQQGRVDGLAAIEEEAISGMRRAAAARVADTRRTVRDGIAVSAFVLLVSVALALVLVRGISRSLEVLGEAAAHVRRTRDYTTRARKTADDEFGALTDAFNEMLAGIQARDEVLEGHRQNLEATVAERTSELEKRNREMRLVLDNVDQALVTIHRDGTMEPVHSAAFERLFGVPARDEHFADRVAGHDPRARAFLRMGWEAACDDFLPLEVVLDQLPKTLHREGRYLALGFKPILSGEGQFSGALMVITDVTSTIASVREAEQQHEYIQVFERAVKDRLGLVGFVNDTTKLVDAVSARSSGEVDEVMRLVHTIKGNAGLWDVTSVARVAHEIESFVVEERALPSDEQIDALRDVWLAFVGRVSVLLASTAQSSRADVGHEEVDALLAMVRQRRDPAEIERAIAAFRDERTEVRFSRMKDQAETLARKLGKPKPDVRIDAGGVRLPASRFAGMWQALGHVVRNVMDHGIERPEAREAAGKPSRGTLTLSSRTTADEIVIEIGDDGAGIDWERVREKAVAVGLPGATRRDLEAALFAPGFSTAEQVTDVSGRGVGLGVALHECRRLAGRVELDTERGQGTTFRFRFPRDPSDAAGVSLTTASLPPPSGRGSLVPPPSRGGSSPGMASGSA, encoded by the coding sequence ATGCCGACATTGCGTAGCGCTTCGATTCGACTGAAGCTGTGGTCGCTCGCCGGCGTCCCCGTCGCGGGGGCCCTGCTGCTGGCGGCGATGATCGTCGGCGACGCGCGGCAGCAGGCGGCGAGGGCGGCGGGGATAGGCTCCATCGAGGACCTCGCGCAGCTCTCCTCGATCATGGCGAAGCCGCTGCACGCCCTCCAGAAGGAGCGGGCGTGGACCGCGCTGGTCGAGGGGCTGGAGGCCCGGCCTCCGGAGACGATCGACGTCGAGGTCGAGCGGCGCGCCACGCCGCCGCTCAATCGCGCGGCGGAGCTCCTGCGCGCCGGCGGCCACCTCCGGGTCGCGCGGGCGGCGACCGACGAGAGCCTCGCCGACCTCGACGCGTTCCTGGCCGCGCGCGACCTCTCCGGGCTGCCGCGCCGGCTCGCCCGCGATCTCGCGGAGGCGCGCGCCAAGGTCGGCGAGCTCGGCGCGTTCCGGAGCCAGGCCGACGCGAAGACGGTGTCGCTCGACGGCGTGCTGAGGGTCTTCGGCGGCATCAACGTGAGCCTCATCCGGGCCAACGCCGGCCTCTCCGAGCTGAGCGACGAAGGCGAGCTCCTGCGCAGGATCCAGTCGATCGTCGCCGTCCACGAGTTCGCCGAGCGCGCCAGCCGCCAGCACGCGCTGCTCGCGCACGCCTTCGCGTCCACGCAGTTCGAGCCGGGCGCCTTCAAGACGCTCGTGACGCTGATGACGGAGGAGCAGCTCTATCACGAGGAGTTCATCGCCAACGCGTCGGAGCCGGCGCGGGCGCTCTATGACGCCGCCCGCTCCGACCCGCGCGTGCGGCGCGCCGACGAGCTGCGCGCCGCCGCGATCACGTCGACGGACGACGCGCTGGCGATCGATCACGACGCGTGGTTCGAGGCGCAGCAGGGGCGCGTCGACGGGCTCGCCGCGATCGAGGAGGAGGCGATCTCCGGGATGAGGCGCGCGGCGGCGGCCAGGGTCGCGGACACGCGGCGGACGGTGCGCGACGGCATCGCGGTCTCGGCGTTCGTGCTCCTCGTGTCGGTCGCGCTGGCGCTGGTGCTCGTGCGGGGGATCTCCCGATCGCTCGAGGTCCTCGGCGAGGCCGCGGCCCACGTCCGGCGGACGCGCGACTACACGACGCGCGCCCGCAAGACCGCCGACGACGAGTTCGGGGCGCTCACGGACGCCTTCAACGAGATGCTGGCGGGCATCCAGGCGCGCGACGAGGTCCTCGAGGGCCACCGGCAGAACCTCGAGGCCACTGTCGCGGAGCGGACCTCGGAGCTCGAGAAGCGCAACCGGGAGATGCGCCTCGTCCTCGACAACGTCGATCAGGCCCTCGTGACCATCCACCGGGACGGCACGATGGAGCCCGTGCACTCCGCCGCCTTCGAGCGCCTCTTCGGCGTGCCGGCGCGCGATGAGCACTTCGCCGATCGCGTCGCCGGTCACGATCCGCGGGCCCGCGCGTTCCTCAGGATGGGGTGGGAGGCCGCCTGCGACGACTTCCTCCCGCTCGAGGTCGTCCTCGACCAGCTCCCGAAGACCCTGCACCGCGAGGGGCGCTACCTCGCGCTCGGCTTCAAGCCGATCCTGTCGGGAGAGGGCCAGTTCAGCGGGGCGCTGATGGTGATCACGGACGTCACGTCCACGATCGCCTCCGTGCGCGAGGCCGAGCAGCAGCACGAGTATATCCAGGTGTTCGAGCGGGCCGTGAAGGACCGGCTCGGCCTCGTCGGCTTCGTCAACGACACGACCAAGCTCGTCGACGCCGTGAGCGCGCGGTCGAGCGGCGAGGTGGACGAGGTGATGCGCCTCGTGCACACGATCAAGGGGAACGCCGGGCTCTGGGACGTGACGAGCGTGGCGAGGGTGGCGCACGAGATCGAGAGCTTCGTCGTCGAGGAGCGCGCGCTGCCGTCCGACGAGCAGATCGACGCGCTGAGGGACGTGTGGCTCGCGTTCGTGGGGCGCGTGAGCGTCCTGCTCGCGTCGACGGCGCAGTCCTCGCGCGCCGACGTCGGCCACGAAGAGGTCGATGCCTTGCTCGCCATGGTGCGCCAGCGCCGCGACCCCGCCGAGATCGAGCGGGCCATCGCGGCTTTCCGCGACGAGCGGACCGAGGTGCGGTTCAGCCGGATGAAGGACCAGGCCGAGACGCTGGCCCGGAAGCTCGGCAAGCCGAAGCCCGACGTGCGCATCGACGCCGGGGGCGTCCGGCTGCCCGCGTCGCGGTTCGCCGGGATGTGGCAGGCGCTGGGCCACGTCGTGCGCAACGTGATGGACCACGGGATCGAGCGGCCGGAGGCGCGCGAGGCGGCGGGCAAGCCGTCGAGGGGCACGCTCACGCTCAGCTCGCGGACGACGGCGGACGAGATCGTCATCGAGATCGGCGACGACGGGGCGGGCATCGACTGGGAGCGCGTGCGCGAGAAGGCCGTGGCCGTCGGGTTGCCGGGCGCGACGCGGCGCGATCTCGAGGCCGCGCTGTTCGCGCCGGGGTTCAGCACGGCCGAGCAGGTCACGGACGTCTCCGGCCGCGGCGTCGGTCTCGGCGTCGCGCTCCACGAGTGCCGGCGGCTCGCGGGCCGGGTAGAGCTCGACACCGAGCGTGGCCAGGGGACGACCTTCCGCTTCCGGTTCCCCCGGGATCCGAGCGACGCCGCGGGGGTGTCGCTCACGACTGCCTCGCTTCCGCCTCCGAGCGGGCGGGGCTCGCTGGTACCTCCCCCTTCGCGGGGCGGATCGAGCCCGGGTATGGCGTCGGGGAGCGCGTGA
- a CDS encoding protein phosphatase 2C domain-containing protein produces MGLFDVVIARADCPGCGHSQEWRIRYKFGRCRQHEYRLGDPLCWFDPPGRPAPLEDDGENVGGLFAVPGLVEIGCSRCGQGEGAVLRFENNVVSSVEIRSSVGGDEYAQLERPSGWMRFWSRRVAGSRNEDRLDLSCRGDRWTVAVADGAGGLAGGEAAASTAAGAMVALGAERELDPDFWCERIRRLDGELEAEPRCGETTLVVVQVSQGELWGASVGDSGALVVEPDGLVDLTSRQIRKPLVGSGACSPVGIPRRPLTGRLLVATDGLLKYASWATLGALARTGDVQTAVEALIQAVTLPSGNRPDDVAVVLGERVG; encoded by the coding sequence ATGGGATTGTTTGATGTGGTCATCGCCCGAGCGGACTGCCCCGGTTGCGGGCATTCCCAAGAGTGGCGCATCCGGTACAAGTTCGGCCGTTGCAGGCAGCACGAGTACAGGCTCGGTGACCCGCTCTGCTGGTTCGATCCGCCCGGGCGTCCGGCGCCGCTCGAAGACGATGGCGAAAATGTCGGCGGGCTCTTCGCCGTCCCCGGGCTCGTCGAGATCGGTTGTTCGAGGTGCGGCCAGGGAGAGGGCGCCGTTCTCCGCTTCGAGAACAATGTCGTTTCCAGCGTGGAGATCAGGTCCTCGGTGGGAGGCGACGAGTACGCGCAGCTCGAGCGCCCGTCTGGATGGATGCGCTTCTGGTCACGCCGCGTGGCAGGCAGCAGGAACGAGGATCGCCTCGATCTGAGCTGCCGCGGCGATCGATGGACCGTGGCCGTCGCTGACGGCGCCGGCGGGCTCGCGGGCGGTGAGGCCGCGGCGAGCACGGCGGCGGGCGCGATGGTGGCGCTCGGCGCGGAGAGGGAGCTCGATCCGGACTTCTGGTGCGAGCGCATCCGCCGACTCGACGGTGAGCTGGAAGCGGAGCCGAGGTGCGGCGAGACGACCCTCGTCGTCGTCCAGGTGAGCCAAGGCGAACTCTGGGGGGCCAGCGTGGGGGACTCGGGCGCGCTCGTCGTCGAGCCGGACGGGCTGGTCGACCTGACTTCAAGGCAGATTCGGAAGCCGCTGGTCGGCAGCGGTGCGTGCAGCCCCGTCGGCATCCCCCGCCGGCCGCTCACGGGGCGCCTCCTGGTCGCAACCGACGGCCTCCTGAAGTACGCGTCGTGGGCGACCCTCGGCGCTCTCGCCCGCACAGGCGATGTGCAGACGGCGGTCGAGGCACTGATCCAGGCGGTGACTCTTCCATCGGGCAACCGGCCCGACGACGTCGCGGTGGTGCTCGGCGAGCGCGTCGGCTAA
- a CDS encoding chemotaxis protein CheX, which produces MRTIDVLVQGATVELFHFYGVAIAPADLGERRDEALVHSDPASTVEFSAPGFSGLLALSAHPGVFRAMTGLPPTLDSVDDWMREVVNQLMGKVKSRLARFQIALHAELPQLRRATDVARRYRGSKQQFCYAFRTLKGEVVVTLGGDFDESSLVFSNSSPLPLDGKVILF; this is translated from the coding sequence GTGCGGACCATCGACGTCCTCGTTCAGGGCGCGACCGTGGAGCTCTTCCACTTTTACGGCGTCGCCATAGCGCCTGCGGACCTCGGGGAGCGCCGCGACGAGGCGCTCGTCCACAGCGATCCTGCGAGCACGGTCGAGTTCTCTGCGCCCGGCTTCTCCGGCCTGCTGGCCTTGTCGGCGCACCCTGGCGTATTTCGCGCGATGACGGGGCTGCCGCCCACGCTCGATAGCGTCGACGACTGGATGCGCGAGGTCGTCAATCAGCTCATGGGAAAGGTGAAGAGCCGCCTCGCGCGGTTCCAGATAGCGCTTCACGCAGAGCTGCCGCAGCTGCGCCGCGCGACCGACGTGGCGCGCCGGTACCGGGGCAGCAAACAGCAGTTCTGCTATGCCTTCCGGACGTTGAAGGGCGAGGTGGTCGTCACGCTGGGCGGCGACTTCGACGAGAGCTCGCTGGTGTTCTCGAACTCGTCCCCGCTTCCGCTCGATGGCAAGGTGATCCTGTTCTGA